CCAGGGGCCCACACCCGGGCATCAGCTTGGCAGGGGCAGTGTCCCCGGATGTCAAACTTGACCCAGGCCTGGTGCATTGCAGTGCTCAATTCTGCCAAAGctgtgaggggagaggggagatggaGTTTGGTGGTGAGTGTGGACAGGAGGCCGCCCCTGTATGGCTTGGCCTCACCAACCAGGAGGGCATGGGATCTGGCTGAGGGACATCCACACAGGAGGCTGGTCTCTCCCAGGACCCGCCCTCTGCATGCTCCATCCCTCCAAAATGGCTCACTCTGGCTGGAGACAAACTGCGTGAGCATCAGGGAACAGGCCCTATGCCCAGCCTCCTGGGCACACCCCTCCGTGGACTGCTCCTGAGAGCCTGTGGGGTAGCAAGGAGACACTGGGTCAGGAAACCAAGGGAACCACAGGTTAAGGTCAGGGGAGAAGGGCAAGGGCATGACATCTAAGTCAGGGGCTCGATAATGGACGAGACACGGGCTTTCTGGGAAACTCGGGCTCATAGTGACAGAGGATTCTCTTTGCTTGCAGAACgcagagcctttaatatgctgATAAGCGTTGCAAGACACcaagatgatcatgtgggatACAGTGTTCCAAAACGTTTCTGACCCTGGAACTCTTTTTGGCCATGTCTGTTGGAACATTGGGAAATTTCAAGCCCTCAGGTCACCAAGCTGAGCCAAGGGAGAGAGAGCTGAGAACCCTGAAGAGAACGGGACTTGGAGTCAGAAGATCTGAGTCTAAATCCTGGACAcaacacttactgtgtgaccttggacaagtcacccaatctctctgatttttcttatctggaaaatggaggcAATAATACCCACTTCACAGTGTTGAAGTGCAAGCTGAGCAAAGTGGGAGGCATAGGGTAGGCCCTtgacttccttttttgttttgttttgttttgaggaagatcagccctggactaacatttgctgccaatcctcctctttttgctgaggaagactggccctgagctaacatccgtgcccatcttcctctactttatatgtgggatgtctgccacagcatggcttgccaagtggtgccatgtctgcacccgggatccgaactggcgaaccccgggccagcaTAGCGGAACATgcgtacttaactgctgcgccacggggccggccgccCTCGACTTCTTTTAAGGGTAGGCGAGGACACAAGTGTGGCCCTCTGATCCAGGGGGAGGGGAAGACCTGCTCTGAGGGTCATTGAGCagtggggctgaggctggggctgaGGAGAGGCAGCCACGAAATGGCCACAGACCTCAGAGCAGTCCCTCCGAGGCCCCGTCCCTGCCCTCCCACCTTCGGCTCCCAGCTCCTTTCCTACCTGCTTTCTCCCTGGCCCTACCAGCGCCCGCCATGCGACCACAGGCCACACACAGCCGGTGGCTGCAGTGGGGGCATCTCCAGTGGGTGTTGAAGAGTCCGTGGTGGCAGCGGTTGCAACAGTGCGGAATGCCTGGGTTGTCCTCTGTCCCGACCGGCCCCTGGCCTGCTGACCGTGGGAGAGAGCAGGGTCAGAGGGGGCTCAAGCCACAGGCCCCTTTTGATGACCTCATGTGGGAGGCCTCCAGGCAGGGATGGAGAGAAACAGGGGCAGTTTCCACTGAGCGGCCGCCCCAGAAGGGAGACAGGCCCCTTACAGACACCCTGGCTTACTTGACTGCCCCTCCCTGCAGCATGGGCACCTCCAGCAACCCACCCCTGGGGAAAATGCAGGCCTCCTCTCCCCAGGTCCTGCTCTCTGGCTCCCCATGGGCCCTGAATTACCAGCTACACCACTTCCAACACACCCTTCACCGGCCTCCCTCCTGCCTGAGGTGGCTTTTCTTCAGGGGACTCTGTATGTTAGAAGAAGAAACCTCAGGAGGCCAGTCCTTCCCTCACCCAAAGTTTCAGACAAAACCCTCATTGGTAGGTGGAAGGATGCCAGTGAGCAcacattcatttactcattcaacaaatgtttgtctTGTCCCGGGTTGGGTGCTGGGGATTCGGAACTGGTCAGGACTTGGTGCTCACCCTCCCAGCGCTCATATTCCAAAGGGGGAGATAGGCCCATAAACATGGCAATGAGTATGGCACCACGGGGCGGGGACAAGAGTGAGAATGGGATGGGAGGATGAGGGTGGTGATTATTGGGGCTGCTGAACAAATGGGCCCCAAGTGATGAGTAAGTTTTCATTCACCAGGTAGAATGGGAGGAGAAGGGCTTTCCAGACAGTAGGAACAAGAGTGCCAAGGCCTGAGGGCACAGACAAGCTCAGGTGAGCCCAGAAGGAGGGCGGGCGATGATGCGGTATGCCGGGAATCTGGGCTGAGGGAGTGGCAGGGGAAACAGGGGCCAGCTGAGGAATGGGGAAGGGGCTGGACTTTCTGGGATAAGAGGGAGCCACCAACAGGCGTCCACCCAGGGAGTGACAGACCACAGGCGTGTGTTTCCCAAGACCACTCTCGCGGTGCTGTGAAAGGGGTGCAGGAAAGGGAGCATGGAGCCAGAGGGACGAGCTGGACGCCTTGTGCTCCACCAGCCTCTAACCTCAGCCCAAACCCTACTCGCCTCCACGGGCTGTGAGCCTCGCCACTGGGATGCCTTCCTTAGTGCAAAAACCCTCAGGGAGCTCCTCTACCCTCAAGCACTCTTGCAGACACTTGGCACTCAGTCTTATTTCCCCAGCAAGCCCAAAAGCTCTTAGAGAGTTGGGCTGGACCAGGTTTACACCTTCCCAACATCCCCCACCCAGGCCAGAAACTTCAGAATGTGTGTTGACTAAGAGCCTTAGCTAAGAATAAGGGCAAAGCAGGGCAGGAGCTCTCTCGAGCTGGCGGCTGGACGGGCAGTGCTGGTGGGAGAGAGGGGCCCACCCCAGCCGCCCCAGCCTCCTTGTGAAAGCACAATGACCACAGGACCAGGCCCTCCCGGGATCCTGAATGCCCTATGGGTCCTGCTCACCTTCCCGCTGTGCCCAGGCCagggcctctctctccctccgcAGCAGGCGGCACAATCGGTCCCCCAAACCACTTAGCAGGTGCTTGGCAAGGCCTATGCTGAGCTGGACCTCCAGGCCAGACCCTCTGCCCTCCTCAGAGCTGGCTGCCGAgtcttcctcctgctgctgctcccctCCCAGAGGCAATCTGGAgacagagcagaggaaggtgaggaGGGAGTCCTGAGCGGGAGGGTGCTGCGGGCATCCAGGGACAAGGGCTCACCTCGGTGCTTGCTGGGAGTGGCAGGccagccctcctgcctctccagctgCCTGGGTACAGCTTTGGCACTGAGCAATGCCTGCCGGGGGAGCCGAGCAAGGTGCTTCCTGAAGCCCTGGGTCCTGGAGGCTGGTCTTGCCATCTCGAGGTCCTGAGGGGACAATGCATCTGGTCAGAAGTCTGGGCTTCCTGGGCTTATGCAAACCCAGGACCTGCCTTAGCACTCAGACCACCCATACTCAGAACCAGCCCAGGCCTATGAGGTCTGATTTGGAACCAGCAAGAGTGAACCAGGCAGCTAGAAACTTCATTAAAAAGGCTGAGTGGGGAGCCTGACAATGCCCTGACAGGGACTGCCGGGCCGGGAAGAGGGGTCTGGGGTGCTGAGCCCAAGGCTGGGGCAGCCGGGGCAATCGTCCTGCCCCCAAGTGCAGGATCCAGCCAGTGCAGACTTTGGCGAGCTCCTCCGGGGGCTTAGTGATCCCGTTGGCTGAATGACAGTGTGAGGAGACAATCCCAATGTGGCTGGAGggcgctggaaggtgagaaggCCGGAGAGTTTCAACACAGGCCACAGGTGCAGTAACCCAAGAAGGCACAGGGGCCAGCAGCTTCATAACCCAGGCAGAGGCTTGGGAGGGCGTGCACAGGGCCACATCAGGTGCAGGAGTGCTTGGGCACGGCCATCAAGAGAGTCCTGATCCAGGCCCAGAAGTCCAGGAGGCCAACAACTGAAGTGATCTCAAAGAACTGAGGCTGGGGCCGACAGTGCTGGAGCCCTCCAGGAGGGGCGCTCCGTGACAGAGGGATCCAGGATATGCCTACGGCCTCACACTGGCAGAGTCCAAACCGAGTTTCCATGATCCAGCTGGCCAAGAGAGCAGTTGCTTGTTCCTGAGGCAGGACAAGGGGTCCTTCAGGAGACACAGTCCCCCAGATGGGGATTTGTAGCACAAATAATCATAAAGGTGAATGTTGTTGAGTGCTGATTAAGTGCCAGGAAGTCTTCAAAGCACTTCAGGTGAATGATATCATTTTCATCTTCACAGCAGTCTTATGAGGTACGTCCTGtgtttatccccattttatagatgaggaaaccaaagtccagagaggtgaagaaacCAGCCAGAGGTCACACAGTACCAGATGGCAAAGTCAGAACCCAGTACTCTGActcagagcccatgctcttaaccgCATcattacactcccaccaacacaCCATGGTTCAGAGGAGGCAGATGAAAACAGAAGCCACTTGCTGGAAGGCTCTGGCCAGTAGATGCTAAGGAACTCCCAGAGAGCTATCACAACCCAGTGGGAACCAGACAACCAGGTGTGATCCACTCACAAAGGACCCACTGAGCCCACTGCCCTGCAAAGCCCCAGTCCTGGCTGCCCCCTCCCACACAGGGCCCCTTGCAGCCCCTCCCCGACCCCTTACCTCTGCAGTCATCATGCTGTTCTGCCTCCGCCTTGTTCCCAAATGATGAGTCCAGCACCTCCTGCCAGCTTCTGTCCCCCTGCCTGGCACTGCCTGGGAAACGGTCAGGGGGTCGCTTGGCGGCTGGGCCGCCCACTGCTCCCCGGACCTCAGGGCTGCTTGCCCTCTTGAGGGCCCGCAGTTGGGCAGCTGGGCGCTCCTCATCCCCAGGGAAGCCGCCTGGGCACCCAAACTGCTCAGAGTGTCGCGTGAGCCATGTCTTCTTCAGCTTGGTGTGATGGCTGGGCGGGCAGGCCCTGGGGCCAGGGGCCCTGTTGGCTTCCTCGCTGGATTCACTAGGCCCACTGGTGCCTGCCTCTAGGCCCTCCTGGCACTTCCCACAAGGGCCAAGACCTCCATCTTTAGCGGGTAGGGGAGATGAACAACAGCCCACTTGGGTGGTAGGAGGCCCAGGAGAGGGACACCTTGACGTGGTTGATGGCTGCAGCTGGTACCCAAGGCTCCCACCCCCTGGGACAGCCCAGACATTGCCAAGAGTATGAACGAGGCCTGGGGGACAAGTGGGCCAGGGGGTCCTGGGAATAGCGTCTGGATGCCCCAGAAGAAGTGGGCAAAGATTCTGATGCCTGCCGACTCCTGTCTCTCCATCCCTCTGGTGGAGTGAAGGGCGTTCCACCTCCCCAGTTCTCTGGAGATGCCCACCAGGGGCTAAGCCAAACAACCCAGATTCTGTGCTTGGCATCGGCTCCTTTGCCAGCCTGAGAATGCTTGGATCCTTGTGGTAAAAGCCctaaagagaggagaagggattAAGCTGGTGCTGATTTCGGTTCCTAGTGCTTAAAAGGATGAGCAGAACTGACCACCATCAGGCACGCACCTGTGTGGCCTTAAGGGTTGTGAAAATACTGAAGAACTCACAGGCCAGTTCATCAGCACTGCTCTCTTAAGTGCCTCCCCGCTGCCATGGCTGCCCCCAGACGCTGCCCCAGAATTTCTCAGACCTCCCCACAATCCAGCAACTAAAAGGTCAATGCCTAGCCCAGCCAAAGGGCCTCCAGGATTGATTCAGATTGTCCGATGCCCTGTACCAcactggttttaaaatattttaaatctcatCCCTGGGCGTGCAGGTCACCTCTGGGGGAGGTGCCAGACACAGACCACGGGGCCACCTGCACATTCCACTCCCAGATGGAAGGCCTTGTCTGCCCTCCCCAGGGCAAGACCACATGTTCTGAGGCCCCTGTTCCCAGGGCCTTGTTCTGAATGGACAATGGGTGAGTCAAACCCTGAAATGGCCTGAAGGCAGGAGAGGCCTAGAGAGAGGGAGCTGCTCAGGGGAAGAACTTCGTGGGGTCGACTTTGTCAGAGCTGACAGGCTCCTCTACCTGGGTGCTACCTTATCTTCTCATCAGAATGGACAGGCCGAGGTGGTGCGGCCCTGGTAGGACTGCTCGGGGACTGCAGAGCTGCCTCACATGGCCTGAGCCCCAGGTACCTTCTCTGCTCCAAAACTTACCTTGCTGCCtaagctgaaggcagagggcacTTTGGGCTGGCCCCCCGAGTACACCCAGGGGTGTGTGGCAAGGGGCCAGTCACATGGACGCTCTGGTGGCAGGCTGGACACTAGGTGGGGTGGCAAGCAGGTGGGCACCCAGAAGGGGGCTCGCTCCAGGATCTTGGTCTCCAGAAAGAAGGGGCAGTGCAAGGGCCGGAAGGCCACAGGGTCACTCTTGGAATGGCCACCGCTATGCTCAGGGATCAGGGAGCCATAGCGAGGTGGGTACACAGACCCACAGAATGCCAGGGGATGGGTGAGCACTGCCTCCTTCCAGCGCAGCCCCTCCTTGCTGCCCGGCCAGCTGGCCTTCCTCTCCCCATTCTGGGGGCCTTCGCCCTCCACCAGTGGGAGTGTGTCCTTGgggctctgggggaagccagggGGAAGCCAGGAGTCTGGGGTACTCAGGAACCCCCTCCAGAAGGGAGGAGGCTCTCCTAGGCACAGTGCCCCACGGCGTAGGCTCTCTCGCAGCTGAGTGTCCAGCTCCTGTCCCACGTTGCTGTTCTCAAGGGCTGTCTTCTCCCAGGCTGGGGTCTCCTTCAGGAAGCTGGGCATACTCTCCATCACtctcctgccctcatggggctctCCCAGAGGGGTTCCTGGAGCATAAACACCAAAACATGAGCTTCTTAGGCACGTGTCCCAAGCACCCTATTGCCCGGTGCAGAATGGGTACCGCCCTGGCAGCACCAAGACGGCTCAAACCAGTAAGGCAAGTGCCAACCCACAGCTGGGCTCCATGCTGCCTGCCCACATGCAGCTTGAAGGACCCGTCTGGGTGGGATGCTCCAGTGTAGGGAAGTCACCCCTTCCCCCTAATGCCTGGGACTTGACAGCCCGCCTAGGCCACAGCCCCTCAGCAGAAACTGCCATTTCTAGGATGACATGTCCTAGCCTCGCTGGAGCCTGGCACCTGGTCACAAACCATGGGGAAGGACAGGGGCAAGAACCCAAAAGATGAGCTTAGAGGAAGGTACTGCTTGGGGAGATAAGAAGGCTGGATGCTGGCTCTGACTCAGTCACTGGCTATGTGTACTTGGGCAAGTCTTGtcactcctctgggcctcagtgtacCCTTGTATAAAATAAGCCTCAGAAATCAGCAGTCTCAGAGGCCTCTTCCGGCATTGCAGTCTGTAGTTCTGGGGTCGCTGCTTGCCCACCCcgcaaacccccccccccccaggcttGGAGGGGTGGGAAGTGCAAGCAGCATAGGCTGGAGTCACTGGGGAGAGCCCCCAGGCAGGGCTGCTGGCTGGTATCTCTCCCCACACCTGGGCAGCTCCCAAGCCGGCCTCTTCCCAGCACTCTATAGTTTCTTGGCTTCTGAGGCAGAGTCCCAGAACAACTGCTGGGGGCTGGGATCTCCACTGCGGCCCccaagggaaggagaaggggattAAGAGGCCTCAGCTGGGACGGGTCAAGCTGCCCCAGTCCAGCAGGCAGTGCCAGGGCCGCCGGCAGCCGCTGGTGACTGCAGCCTggcgaggggaggggaggaggcggggAAATCGGGATGGGCCCCAGACAGAGGCAAAGGAGGGAAAATTGAACGTGCGTGCAAAGGACCAGGATGACAGGTGGCACCAGAGCCCCAGCGCTCTCCTAGCGAGGCGCCCTCGGCTGCTGCTTGAAACCCCAGAAGGGGGGTTAGGGAGCCCAGGGAGCCTTGACAGAGGGCGCTCGGGTTTTCTGGGGCCACCACTCCGACGCGATCCGGCCTCGGTAGGCATCCTAACTTTCAGATGTGTGGCCCAGTCCGAGGAGGAGCACGGAGAACCTCACTCCCTGCGTGCGGCCCGGGCTCGGCTCAGAAATGCCCGCTACGAGCGTCTCCCAAAGGCGGGCCCCTGGCGCCCCGTCTCGGGACTTACCTGGGCTTCACGGGATGGGCGCGGCGCAGGCGGCGGCGGTCGTCGTGGCCGGCGGGCGCCCGCTCCCCATGGGCCGGCTCTGGGGCCTCCCGGCCGGCGGGCAAGGACTCGTTCTCCCTCTCTCCGCTCAGTGCACTCGTGCGCTCTTTCCCCCGGGGCGGCGGGGGCGCTCTAGGACCGCAGGTTGGAGGGGTCGGACTCCGGGATCTGCAGGATGCGGCACACGGCGCGGATCGGCCGCACCAGCTTCTGGGCCGAGGCCGTGGGTTGCGCCATGGGACGCCGAGACTCCGTGCTGCGCCGCGgggagggccgggctggggctggggagcggGTGCCCCCGGAGGGTGAGAGGGAGCCGGGCCGGGGGGAACGCGCGCCCCGGGTCGGAGATGGCCGAGTTGGGGGAAAggccaggggccgggggagggggtcGTGCCTGGAAGGGGGGCCGATCCCGGGACCCAGTAGAGAGGCACCAGCGAGGGCGCAGCAGGGCACAGCGCAGCTAATGGAGGGAGAGCGCGGCAGAGAGCGCAGCAGGACCTCTGATCGCCATCGCCAGACGCGCAACTGAGAGTGGGGAAGCTGCTCCGCCGGTTTCCTCCTCCAGCACCCTGCGGGAAACAGGAGCCCGTGATTCGGCGGCCCCGCCTGGGcctgccccctcccaggccccGGGGGCTTCCGCCAACGCCCCGGCGATGCCACCGGCTGCGCACGGGGAGAATGAGCCCTttgttcccccctcccccccgcggcaCCCGGGCGCCTGCCGAGAGAGGCTCCCCTGGGGCAGCGTGCCAGCTTCCCAGCCGCCCCACCCTCCCGTGGGCCCGGCCCCGGAGCCTGGCAGGCGGGCAGCACCCCCACCATAGGTGCCAAGCCCGGGAACTGGAGCAAAGGGCGGGAGGGGCCGGACCAGGCCATGGTGGGGCGGGGTGCCCCTAGGGGTGCTAGGGCACGGCCGCTGGGAGGGGGCAGTGCCAGAGCTGGCAGGGGCAGTCGGGTTCTCACGGGTCAGGGATGGGTGCTCTGACCCACGCCAGCTGCCCCATGCCTGCTGGACCACTCGCTCCTGGTCCTTTCCAGTTCTGACACATGGGCACACCCTACCAGCCGGTGTCTGCCGTGCCTGGTCCTCACGCGGCCAAGCTGCTCTTCACGTTCCCACCCAAGCTTCCTCCCAGGGCCCAAAGGCACAGTGTCCTGTGTTAACAGTTCTGGGAAGGTCTAGGATCTAGTGTCCCTGCTCTAAGGGCCTCAGTTTCACCAAGTGTCTGGAGAGGAGGTGGGACCTGATGAGCTCCACCACCTGCTCCAGCCTGGTGTTCTGGGGGTCTGCCCCATCCCGTGTTCCTGGTGCTTCCAGGCCTAGGGCTGGAGAGGAGCCCATGGGCGTGGCTCCTGGGagggaacagagaagagagaggaaatgggaaagcagggcaccctccaccctccacccgaGGAAGCATCCCGGCTCCTCTGCGGGGGTGGTTCCAGAGCACAGACACAAACAGACGGattcaaacacacacagacagatTCAGACACACAGAAACCCACACGCCCAACAGGCGCTTCCCTTCCCCTCAGgcacccacctcccaccccacgaGGACTCTGCCTCCCTGTGGAAGCCATCCTCGGCCTGCCTTCACTCAACCTGGTTCAGAGGTAGCaccaccccacccagccccatCCCATCCAAGGGATGAGTTCTCGGATGGCTCCAGCCTGGTCCCAGGTCATACCCCATCCCTGGAGAGGGGAGCCAGGAGGAGCCTTCCTCCCAAGAGACTGGAGAGGAGGCAGttgaggggaagaggaggggttCCGAGGAGAGGAGGCCTGAAGGGACTGGCACCAGGCAGGACTTGGGTCATGTTGGCATAGATTCACTTAGCCCCTTTGCCTCCCCCCAGAGGCCCGTTCTGTGGCAGGGCAGGCTGGTAGGGGTTGTTTACATGGCTAAGTTATTAacactcccttcctcccccagctctCCTGAGGGTGGCCCGGACCTGACTGTGCCAGGGGAAATGACTGCGGAGGGTCTAACACTGACTGCAATCCCAAGGCCCCAAGCCCCAGCCTCTGCTCCCAGGCTGGCTCCAAGGAGCAGACGAGGGGCTGGGGAGTGCCTGTGGTCCCCCATCTGTGTCCTCTGGCAGCTGAAGCTTGTGGGAGAGTCCGGGTTGGGGGGAGATTCCTACAGCTTGGGGCCTGGAagaggctgggcagggcagggtgagAGCCTGGGCTGTCTGGGTCCCTAAGGACCTGTCACTGTCATCCCCAAAGGGGACAGGGACTGTCCCGGGGGAGGACAGACACgtcccccacctcaccccccgTTGCTATGTCTGCTTTGTTAGGTCACCGTCTGTGGACTAGACCGGGACTCTCAGGACAGGTTTCTGAAATGCCCAGGGGCCAcgggtggcaggggtggggggggcggggaagaaGCCCTGTTCCATCCTCAACGGCTCCCCATCCTGCTCCCCAGGCCCACCAAGCCTTGTAGCCGACTGTTCTGTGCCTGAAgacagagcagagctgaggaGACACACAAAAGACAAACACACAAGGAAAGCCACACACGCGTGGACACAATGCTGAATTCGTGGACAAAGGCAAACTGACCAGCACCTCCAGCCATGTGGGGGCCCACCCCGGCCCCACCCCGACCCCTGGAGCACTGACACACTGATATACACATTCATGCTGACACGCACAGCAGCACTCAGAGCCACTGCCCTGGCGCTGTCCCCAGAGCCCCTTACCTGGGCAAGCACTGTGCCCTCGGGTGGAGCAGCCCCCTGCCCAGGGGAGGGCAgcaggcgggggcgggggaaggAGCCCCGGAGAGTCAGGCCAAGCTGCCACTAATccgggcggggagggggggggggcaccCACGTCAGAGCGGGGACTGCCGGGTGGAGGGCATCTGAGGACATCCCCTCCCACACACGCGGCCGTCTGGGCACCTAGCCCTGCTTCCCCGGCCCCTCCATCCTTCAGACAGCTGAGActggcctccccccaccccccccacccttGTGGCAATGCCTGGGGCGGgggcatgggggagggggaattcTGGGGAGAATTCTCCCAGGcccccagggaggaggagaggaagggaagtgtGGAGATGCTCTTAGAGCCAGGAGGAAGCTCTGCAGCCATGCCCCCTCCGTTCTCACCCACCCAACCCACATCCCTGACCTAATTCCTCTTCTCAGTGgaacctccccaaggcccctcctccttccccccggCCCCCCTGCTGCAATCTAACCACCCCCTTCTGCCCCAGGCCAAGGACCTTCTGCCTAACAACCCCAGTTCTGCCCCCTGAATTTCCTGAGCAGCGGGCATCATCTCCTGCCCTGCTTCTGCCCCTTACCAGCTATTGGCATTGCAGTCCCTGATGTGGGTGGGGGACAGTGGGTGAGAACCCGAGTGCTCATCTCCTCAACCCCCTCAAGGGTGTGGCAGTGCCAGCTAGGACTCCCCAACTTAGCCTGGGCCAGGGCTGTGTTGAAACAAGAGGCTAACTACACAGCCACCACTGAGAGTGACAGCAAAAAATACAGCAGGGGGGCCAGTGCACCTGGAGGTcagaggcagggaagggggacCAGGACATGGAGGGGCCACAGGCTGAGAGGGGCTGAagaggcagggagacagaggaGTCGCCTGACAGGTCCAAGGGATGGTGGGcggggggaaggagggaaaagggagGCTGGAATGAAAGGCCACTTGCACCTGGGAACCTGGGGGCAGTGGAGGTGGCCCTCAGAAGCAGGCAAGGTGGGTAGAGAGGCTAAAGAGTGAGCCCGCAAACCAAGCAGGCCTGGAACCTGGGTCCAGCAGAGGTGTGTGATTCCAAGGGGGCGGGCCAAGGCTGCTGCCTCTCCTTACCCAGTGCTCAGCCTGGA
The genomic region above belongs to Equus caballus isolate H_3958 breed thoroughbred chromosome 2, TB-T2T, whole genome shotgun sequence and contains:
- the HR gene encoding lysine-specific demethylase hairless isoform X4 — protein: MESMPSFLKETPAWEKTALENSNVGQELDTQLRESLRRGALCLGEPPPFWRGFLSTPDSWLPPGFPQSPKDTLPLVEGEGPQNGERKASWPGSKEGLRWKEAVLTHPLAFCGSVYPPRYGSLIPEHSGGHSKSDPVAFRPLHCPFFLETKILERAPFWVPTCLPPHLVSSLPPERPCDWPLATHPWVYSGGQPKVPSAFSLGSKGFYHKDPSILRLAKEPMPSTESGLFGLAPGGHLQRTGEVERPSLHQRDGETGVGRHQNLCPLLLGHPDAIPRTPWPTCPPGLVHTLGNVWAVPGGGSLGYQLQPSTTSRCPSPGPPTTQVGCCSSPLPAKDGGLGPCGKCQEGLEAGTSGPSESSEEANRAPGPRACPPSHHTKLKKTWLTRHSEQFGCPGGFPGDEERPAAQLRALKRASSPEVRGAVGGPAAKRPPDRFPGSARQGDRSWQEVLDSSFGNKAEAEQHDDCRGPRDGKTSLQDPGLQEAPCSAPPAGIAQCQSCTQAAGEAGGLACHSQQAPRLPLGGEQQQEEDSAASSEEGRGSGLEVQLSIGLAKHLLSGLGDRLCRLLRREREALAWAQREGQGPVGTEDNPGIPHCCNRCHHGLFNTHWRCPHCSHRLCVACGRMAGAGRAREKAGSQEQSTEGCAQEAGHRACSLMLTQFVSSQTLAELSTAMHQAWVKFDIRGHCPCQADARVWAPGDGGQQKELTEKTPPTPQPSCNGDASRTKDIKAETPDSTDTSAEDRAGRGPLPCPSLCELLASTAVKLCLGHERIHMAFAPVTPALPSDDRITNILDSIIAQVVERKIQEKALGPGLRAGPSLRKGLGLPLSPVRPRLPPPGALLWLQEPRPRRGFHLFQEHWRQGQPVLVSGIQRTLQVNLWGTEALGALGGQVQALTPLGPPQPTSLGSTAFWEGFSRPEVRPQSDEGSVLLLRTTLGDEDTSRVENLAASLPLPEYCAHHGKLNLASYLPPGPALRALEPQLWAAYGVSPHRGHLGTKNLCVEVTDLVSVLVRAEAPLPAWHRAQKDFLSGLDGEGLWSPGSQVSTVWHVFRAQDAQRIRRFLHMVCPAGAGTLEPGTPGSCYLDAGLRRRLREEWGVSCWTLLQAPGEAVLVPAGAPHQVQGLVSTVNVTQHFLSPETSALSAQLCHQGPSLPPDCRLLYAQMDWAVFQAVKVAVRTLQEAK
- the HR gene encoding lysine-specific demethylase hairless isoform X3 gives rise to the protein MESMPSFLKETPAWEKTALENSNVGQELDTQLRESLRRGALCLGEPPPFWRGFLSTPDSWLPPGFPQSPKDTLPLVEGEGPQNGERKASWPGSKEGLRWKEAVLTHPLAFCGSVYPPRYGSLIPEHSGGHSKSDPVAFRPLHCPFFLETKILERAPFWVPTCLPPHLVSSLPPERPCDWPLATHPWVYSGGQPKVPSAFSLGSKGFYHKDPSILRLAKEPMPSTESGLFGLAPGGHLQRTGEVERPSLHQRDGETGVGRHQNLCPLLLGHPDAIPRTPWPTCPPGLVHTLGNVWAVPGGGSLGYQLQPSTTSRCPSPGPPTTQVGCCSSPLPAKDGGLGPCGKCQEGLEAGTSGPSESSEEANRAPGPRACPPSHHTKLKKTWLTRHSEQFGCPGGFPGDEERPAAQLRALKRASSPEVRGAVGGPAAKRPPDRFPGSARQGDRSWQEVLDSSFGNKAEAEQHDDCRGPRDGKTSLQDPGLQEAPCSAPPAGIAQCQSCTQAAGEAGGLACHSQQAPRLPLGGEQQQEEDSAASSEEGRGSGLEVQLSIGLAKHLLSGLGDRLCRLLRREREALAWAQREAGQGPVGTEDNPGIPHCCNRCHHGLFNTHWRCPHCSHRLCVACGRMAGAGRAREKAGSQEQSTEGCAQEAGHRACSLMLTQFVSSQTLAELSTAMHQAWVKFDIRGHCPCQADARVWAPGDGGQQKELTEKTPPTPQPSCNGDASRTKDIKAETPDSTDTSAEDRAGRGPLPCPSLCELLASTAVKLCLGHERIHMAFAPVTPALPSDDRITNILDSIIAQVVERKIQEKALGPGLRAGPSLRKGLGLPLSPVRPRLPPPGALLWLQEPRPRRGFHLFQEHWRQGQPVLVSGIQRTLQVNLWGTEALGALGGQVQALTPLGPPQPTSLGSTAFWEGFSRPEVRPQSDEGSVLLLRTTLGDEDTSRVENLAASLPLPEYCAHHGKLNLASYLPPGPALRALEPQLWAAYGVSPHRGHLGTKNLCVEVTDLVSVLVRAEAPLPAWHRAQKDFLSGLDGEGLWSPGSQVSTVWHVFRAQDAQRIRRFLHMVCPAGAGTLEPGTPGSCYLDAGLRRRLREEWGVSCWTLLQAPGEAVLVPAGAPHQVQGLVSTVNVTQHFLSPETSALSAQLCHQGPSLPPDCRLLYAQMDWAVFQAVKVAVRTLQEAK
- the HR gene encoding lysine-specific demethylase hairless isoform X2 → MESMPSFLKETPAWEKTALENSNVGQELDTQLRESLRRGALCLGEPPPFWRGFLSTPDSWLPPGFPQSPKDTLPLVEGEGPQNGERKASWPGSKEGLRWKEAVLTHPLAFCGSVYPPRYGSLIPEHSGGHSKSDPVAFRPLHCPFFLETKILERAPFWVPTCLPPHLVSSLPPERPCDWPLATHPWVYSGGQPKVPSAFSLGSKGFYHKDPSILRLAKEPMPSTESGLFGLAPGGHLQRTGEVERPSLHQRDGETGVGRHQNLCPLLLGHPDAIPRTPWPTCPPGLVHTLGNVWAVPGGGSLGYQLQPSTTSRCPSPGPPTTQVGCCSSPLPAKDGGLGPCGKCQEGLEAGTSGPSESSEEANRAPGPRACPPSHHTKLKKTWLTRHSEQFGCPGGFPGDEERPAAQLRALKRASSPEVRGAVGGPAAKRPPDRFPGSARQGDRSWQEVLDSSFGNKAEAEQHDDCRGPRDGKTSLQDPGLQEAPCSAPPAGIAQCQSCTQAAGEAGGLACHSQQAPRLPLGGEQQQEEDSAASSEEGRGSGLEVQLSIGLAKHLLSGLGDRLCRLLRREREALAWAQREGQGPVGTEDNPGIPHCCNRCHHGLFNTHWRCPHCSHRLCVACGRMAGAGRAREKADKKNQRDWVTCPRSHSSQEQSTEGCAQEAGHRACSLMLTQFVSSQTLAELSTAMHQAWVKFDIRGHCPCQADARVWAPGDGGQQKELTEKTPPTPQPSCNGDASRTKDIKAETPDSTDTSAEDRAGRGPLPCPSLCELLASTAVKLCLGHERIHMAFAPVTPALPSDDRITNILDSIIAQVVERKIQEKALGPGLRAGPSLRKGLGLPLSPVRPRLPPPGALLWLQEPRPRRGFHLFQEHWRQGQPVLVSGIQRTLQVNLWGTEALGALGGQVQALTPLGPPQPTSLGSTAFWEGFSRPEVRPQSDEGSVLLLRTTLGDEDTSRVENLAASLPLPEYCAHHGKLNLASYLPPGPALRALEPQLWAAYGVSPHRGHLGTKNLCVEVTDLVSVLVRAEAPLPAWHRAQKDFLSGLDGEGLWSPGSQVSTVWHVFRAQDAQRIRRFLHMVCPAGAGTLEPGTPGSCYLDAGLRRRLREEWGVSCWTLLQAPGEAVLVPAGAPHQVQGLVSTVNVTQHFLSPETSALSAQLCHQGPSLPPDCRLLYAQMDWAVFQAVKVAVRTLQEAK